The following are encoded together in the Nitrospirota bacterium genome:
- the trpS gene encoding tryptophan--tRNA ligase, whose amino-acid sequence MNRERVLSGMQASGKVHLGNLVGALKNWVELQDKYDCFYFVADWHALTTGYTNPASIQESTKDLLINFLAAGLDPDKSTIFIQSMVPQHAELHLLLSMITPLGWLERVPTYKEKQEQLQDRDLSTYGFLGYPVLQTADIIIYRARHVPVGIDQVPHLEISREIARRFNHLYEKEVFPEPEALLTRFPKVVGLDGRKMSKSYDNAIYLSDTPEVVEQKIRTMMTDPARKRRTDKGNPELSPVHDLHKIFSSKEEQEFVDRGCRTAEIGCIDCKKILIKNVFAYLEPIWKRRNELIDKPDMLFDIAKKGAEKARREAESTMQVVRRTMGLL is encoded by the coding sequence ATGAATAGAGAGCGTGTGCTCAGCGGCATGCAGGCGAGCGGCAAGGTGCATCTCGGCAACCTGGTCGGCGCCCTCAAGAACTGGGTCGAGCTTCAGGACAAGTACGACTGCTTCTACTTCGTGGCAGACTGGCACGCCCTGACTACGGGCTATACGAACCCGGCCTCTATCCAGGAGAGTACGAAGGACCTCCTCATCAACTTCCTCGCCGCGGGGCTCGATCCCGACAAATCGACCATCTTCATCCAGTCGATGGTGCCCCAGCATGCGGAGCTGCATCTCCTCCTCTCGATGATCACGCCCCTGGGCTGGCTCGAGCGGGTACCGACCTACAAGGAGAAGCAGGAGCAGCTGCAGGACCGGGACCTCTCGACCTACGGCTTTCTCGGCTATCCGGTGCTCCAGACCGCCGATATCATCATCTACCGCGCCAGGCATGTGCCGGTCGGCATCGATCAGGTCCCGCACCTCGAGATTTCGCGGGAGATCGCCCGGAGGTTCAATCATCTCTACGAGAAAGAGGTCTTTCCCGAGCCCGAGGCGCTGCTCACCCGGTTCCCGAAGGTCGTGGGCCTGGACGGGAGGAAGATGTCGAAGAGCTATGACAATGCAATCTACCTGAGCGATACGCCGGAGGTGGTTGAGCAGAAGATACGGACCATGATGACCGACCCTGCGCGGAAGCGGAGGACGGATAAGGGAAACCCCGAGCTGTCGCCGGTGCATGACCTGCATAAGATATTCTCGTCGAAGGAAGAGCAGGAATTTGTCGATCGCGGCTGCAGGACCGCGGAGATCGGGTGTATCGACTGCAAGAAGATACTCATAAAGAATGTCTTCGCCTATCTCGAGCCGATCTGGAAGCGGCGGAACGAGCTCATCGACAAGCCCGATATGCTCTTCGATATCGCGAAGAAAGGCGCTGAAAAGGCGCGGCGCGAGGCGGAAAGCACGATGCAGGTCGTCAGACGGACGATGGGACTGCTGTAA
- a CDS encoding site-2 protease family protein, which translates to MEPAYIIRQIIISAVPIMLAIILHEISHGFIANKLGDPTAKMLGRLTLNPVAHIDPFGTVLMPLLLFIFTNGQFVFGYAKPVPINPYNFKNPKRDMALSAAGGPVTNILIALISVLLLKYVAAPAAAFASETVAGSIIKPIVMMLTASVGINIVLASFNLIPIPPLDGGRVLMGLLPHRQSEALGRVEPFGMIIVLVLVATGIARYIVLPLASLFYSIIGLV; encoded by the coding sequence GTGGAACCCGCTTACATCATCAGACAGATCATTATTTCGGCCGTGCCGATCATGCTCGCCATCATTCTGCACGAGATCTCACACGGCTTCATAGCGAACAAGCTCGGAGACCCTACGGCGAAGATGCTGGGCAGGCTCACCCTGAACCCTGTCGCCCATATCGACCCCTTCGGAACGGTCCTCATGCCGCTGCTGCTCTTCATCTTCACCAACGGCCAGTTCGTATTCGGCTACGCCAAGCCTGTCCCCATAAATCCCTATAATTTCAAGAACCCGAAGCGGGATATGGCCCTTTCTGCGGCGGGCGGCCCGGTAACGAATATCCTGATCGCCCTGATAAGCGTTCTGCTCCTCAAGTATGTGGCAGCACCGGCAGCCGCCTTCGCTTCGGAAACGGTTGCAGGGAGCATTATCAAGCCGATCGTGATGATGCTTACGGCGAGCGTGGGAATCAACATCGTCCTCGCCTCCTTCAACCTGATACCGATTCCGCCCCTCGACGGCGGAAGGGTGCTGATGGGGCTCTTGCCCCATCGGCAGTCAGAGGCCCTGGGCAGGGTCGAGCCGTTCGGAATGATCATCGTGCTCGTACTGGTAGCCACCGGGATCGCCCGGTATATAGTTTTGCCCCTGGCGAGCCTGTTCTACAGCATCATCGGCCTGGTGTGA
- a CDS encoding cation-translocating P-type ATPase: MKENIRVLSLEVGGLDCATCAEKAERGLMRHKGVEGVTIYLSTQKIDIHFDPALVREKTLVDTIQGLGFTIAEREAPRAEGNLLSRLFGRSAHAFDLSRLGLVLLLIGLSYTKWSAVTVFGFPFDLFSILAVLIGGYPLVKHAVIDLKERAITADVFMALGVTASTAIGEFRSAAIIAFFMLIAGLLDSFTMDRSRRAIRDLIEMAPKTARVKRDAYEVEVPIREVGRGDIVVVKAGEKIPVEGIIVSGRGSVNQAPITGESIPVEKKEGDQVYAATINQLGILFVKVTHTGEDTTYARIIRLVEEAESSKAKVQRVADRFAAYFTPAILAIAILVFVVTGNITTAIAVLVVACPCTVAIATPLAMVASMGKAARRGIIIKGGRYLESLAAVDTLVMDKTGTLTLGDPVVTEVRGFAGCSNERILSYTAGAERYSEHPLAKAILKKASEMGIIAPDPEEYTVVPGMGIEAVVDGERILLGSRELLRNQDITLSEEVEAYLRAKEEEGNTVLLVAHNGAICGAVSVADIVREGTVEAIAELKRLGFSEPVMLTGDNPRTAQVIASSLGIRNVMAQLLPEDKVARIKELAAQGKRVLMIGDGINDAPALAQAHVGIAMGAVGSGAAIEASAVALMRDEWQQIPETVRIGRNTYRVIKQNLTLGILFNVVGISLASMGILSPAMAAVAHVMPDVLVFVNSSRLLR; this comes from the coding sequence GTGAAAGAAAATATACGGGTTCTCAGCCTTGAAGTGGGCGGGCTGGATTGCGCTACCTGCGCGGAAAAGGCCGAGCGGGGGCTCATGAGACACAAGGGTGTAGAAGGGGTCACGATCTACCTGAGCACGCAGAAGATAGATATCCATTTCGATCCTGCGCTTGTCAGGGAGAAGACCCTTGTCGATACGATTCAAGGGCTCGGGTTCACGATTGCGGAACGAGAGGCGCCCCGGGCAGAGGGAAACCTCCTCTCCCGTCTCTTCGGCCGCTCCGCTCATGCCTTCGATCTCTCGCGGCTCGGACTGGTGCTCCTGCTCATCGGCCTGAGCTATACAAAGTGGTCTGCGGTAACGGTTTTCGGGTTTCCTTTCGATCTCTTCTCGATACTTGCGGTGCTGATCGGCGGCTACCCGCTCGTGAAGCACGCCGTGATCGATCTGAAAGAGCGGGCCATCACCGCCGACGTGTTCATGGCCCTCGGCGTTACCGCATCGACGGCTATCGGTGAATTCCGCTCCGCAGCGATCATCGCCTTCTTCATGCTCATCGCCGGGCTCCTCGATTCGTTCACCATGGACCGGTCGCGCAGGGCGATCCGCGATCTCATCGAGATGGCGCCGAAGACCGCGAGAGTAAAACGCGATGCCTATGAGGTCGAGGTGCCCATAAGGGAGGTCGGCCGGGGCGATATCGTTGTGGTCAAGGCCGGGGAGAAGATACCTGTCGAAGGCATCATCGTTTCGGGACGGGGCTCGGTGAACCAGGCGCCTATCACCGGAGAGTCGATCCCGGTCGAGAAAAAGGAAGGCGACCAGGTCTATGCAGCCACGATCAACCAGCTCGGCATCCTCTTCGTCAAGGTGACCCACACCGGAGAAGATACGACCTATGCACGGATCATCAGGCTCGTTGAAGAGGCTGAGTCGTCGAAGGCCAAAGTCCAGCGGGTCGCCGACCGGTTCGCCGCGTACTTCACCCCCGCGATCCTGGCCATCGCGATCCTCGTCTTTGTTGTAACCGGGAACATCACCACCGCCATCGCCGTGCTCGTGGTCGCCTGTCCCTGCACTGTCGCTATCGCAACGCCGCTCGCCATGGTCGCCAGTATGGGCAAGGCCGCGAGACGGGGCATCATCATCAAGGGCGGCAGGTATCTCGAATCCCTCGCTGCGGTGGATACGCTGGTCATGGACAAGACCGGCACGCTCACTCTCGGCGACCCCGTGGTTACCGAAGTGAGGGGGTTTGCGGGATGCAGCAATGAACGGATCCTGTCCTACACTGCGGGCGCTGAACGCTACTCCGAGCATCCTCTCGCAAAGGCGATTCTCAAGAAGGCATCAGAAATGGGTATCATCGCTCCCGATCCCGAGGAGTACACGGTTGTCCCCGGCATGGGCATCGAGGCGGTCGTCGATGGAGAGCGGATCCTGCTCGGCAGCAGGGAGCTGCTCAGGAACCAGGACATCACGCTCTCCGAAGAGGTGGAAGCGTACCTCAGAGCCAAAGAAGAGGAAGGAAATACCGTGCTCCTCGTGGCCCATAACGGCGCCATCTGCGGTGCAGTGAGCGTGGCTGACATTGTACGGGAGGGCACGGTCGAGGCGATCGCCGAGCTGAAGCGCCTCGGCTTCAGCGAGCCCGTGATGCTCACCGGCGACAACCCCAGGACCGCGCAGGTCATCGCCTCGTCGCTCGGAATACGGAACGTCATGGCCCAGCTCCTCCCGGAAGACAAGGTCGCGAGAATAAAGGAGCTCGCTGCCCAGGGCAAGCGCGTGCTCATGATCGGCGACGGCATCAACGATGCGCCGGCGCTGGCGCAGGCCCATGTGGGCATCGCCATGGGCGCTGTGGGCTCGGGCGCTGCCATCGAGGCGTCAGCAGTGGCCTTGATGCGCGACGAGTGGCAGCAGATCCCCGAGACCGTCAGGATCGGCAGGAACACCTACAGAGTGATCAAGCAGAACCTCACCCTCGGCATCCTCTTTAATGTCGTCGGCATCAGCCTTGCGTCCATGGGTATCCTCTCGCCGGCCATGGCTGCGGTGGCGCATGTCATGCCCGATGTCCTCGTCTTCGTAAACTCATCGAGGCTCCTGAGGTAA
- a CDS encoding metalloregulator ArsR/SmtB family transcription factor: MRRAQQGKSGRKAEGRAEICETSCVDHDKVSSVARAMNPEEVVQRIAETFRVLGDPTRTKIVHALSIAELCVCDIATLLNTTRSAVSHQLRILRTMRLVTYRKEGKMVFYSLDDEHINNLFNECLRHVKEDE; the protein is encoded by the coding sequence ATGCGCAGAGCACAGCAGGGGAAGAGCGGCAGGAAGGCCGAGGGCAGGGCGGAGATATGCGAGACCTCCTGCGTGGACCACGATAAAGTCTCCTCCGTGGCACGGGCGATGAACCCCGAGGAGGTGGTGCAGCGCATCGCCGAGACCTTCAGGGTGCTGGGAGACCCGACGCGGACCAAGATAGTCCATGCCCTCTCGATCGCCGAGCTCTGCGTCTGCGATATCGCCACCCTGCTCAACACGACACGCTCCGCGGTATCCCACCAATTGAGAATTCTGAGGACCATGCGGCTCGTTACGTACCGGAAGGAGGGAAAGATGGTCTTCTATTCCCTCGATGACGAACATATCAACAATCTTTTCAACGAATGTCTGAGGCATGTAAAGGAAGATGAATAA
- a CDS encoding flavin prenyltransferase UbiX encodes MKRFVLAITGASGSIFGVRILEELLKSAEVHLVISSNTFPIIKDETGIAWSGETQAIVRKQFATDRLHFHEDRHMYAPVASGSFKTDGMLVVPCSMKTLAGIANGYANNLIERAADVTIKEGRPLLLAPREMPFSPLHLENMLKLARLGITIAPPVPAFYQQPRSLDDMVDFIVGKMLDRFGVEHELFKRWGS; translated from the coding sequence ATGAAACGGTTCGTCCTTGCCATCACCGGCGCGAGCGGCTCGATCTTCGGGGTACGGATCCTCGAAGAGCTCCTGAAGAGCGCCGAGGTGCATCTCGTCATATCGTCGAACACCTTCCCGATAATCAAGGACGAGACCGGCATCGCCTGGTCCGGCGAGACCCAGGCCATTGTACGGAAGCAGTTCGCCACCGACAGGCTCCACTTTCATGAAGACAGGCATATGTATGCTCCGGTGGCGAGCGGCTCGTTCAAGACGGACGGTATGCTGGTCGTCCCCTGCTCGATGAAGACCCTCGCCGGCATCGCCAACGGCTATGCAAACAACCTGATCGAGCGCGCCGCGGATGTCACCATCAAGGAGGGACGGCCGCTCCTCCTCGCTCCCCGCGAAATGCCCTTCAGCCCCCTCCACCTCGAAAATATGCTGAAACTGGCCCGGCTCGGCATAACCATCGCGCCGCCTGTACCCGCCTTCTACCAGCAGCCCCGGAGCCTGGACGATATGGTGGATTTCATCGTCGGCAAGATGCTCGACCGCTTCGGAGTCGAGCATGAATTGTTCAAGCGATGGGGAAGTTAA
- the hemH gene encoding ferrochelatase, with protein sequence MIGILLLNMGGPDSPGAVKPFLYNLFSDRDIIRLGPAFLQKPIASIIIALRLKKAIGTYGLIGGKSPLIEITAAQAKALEAVLSSSTVADRPSPGFTVGVGMRYWHPFVKETLEEMVRKGITKIIGLSLYPHYSVATTGSSVKEFEAVASRYPVEYTSITSWFDHPLYIDALAEKIREGMARFEKKPAVLFSAHSLPQKFVDAGDPYVQEIQGTVTALARKIDMEWYLSYQSKTGPVKWLEPTTEHMLHELANKGVRDLLVVPISFVSDHIETLYEIDILYREMAEGFGVENFRRTESLNTSPRFIEALAAIALQKAKEAGWA encoded by the coding sequence GTGATCGGTATACTCCTTCTCAACATGGGCGGACCGGACTCGCCGGGAGCGGTAAAACCCTTCCTTTATAACCTCTTTTCCGACAGGGATATCATCAGGCTCGGCCCCGCGTTCCTCCAGAAGCCGATCGCTTCGATCATCATAGCCCTGCGGCTGAAAAAAGCGATCGGGACCTATGGCCTGATCGGCGGCAAGTCACCTCTGATCGAGATTACGGCAGCGCAGGCGAAGGCGCTCGAGGCGGTCCTGAGCTCGTCAACCGTCGCGGACCGCCCGTCGCCAGGCTTTACGGTCGGCGTCGGCATGAGATACTGGCATCCCTTCGTGAAAGAGACCCTCGAAGAGATGGTGCGGAAAGGGATAACGAAGATCATCGGCCTGAGCCTCTATCCTCACTACTCGGTCGCCACGACCGGCTCGTCGGTAAAGGAGTTCGAGGCGGTCGCCTCCCGGTACCCCGTGGAATACACCAGCATCACCTCGTGGTTCGATCACCCCCTTTATATCGATGCGCTGGCAGAGAAGATCCGGGAGGGGATGGCACGATTTGAAAAGAAGCCCGCGGTGCTCTTCAGCGCCCATAGCCTTCCGCAGAAATTCGTCGATGCCGGCGACCCTTACGTACAGGAGATTCAGGGAACCGTCACCGCCCTCGCCAGGAAGATCGATATGGAGTGGTATCTCTCCTACCAGAGCAAGACCGGGCCGGTGAAGTGGCTCGAGCCGACCACCGAGCATATGCTCCATGAGCTGGCAAACAAGGGGGTCCGGGATCTCCTCGTCGTCCCGATCAGCTTCGTCTCGGACCATATCGAGACACTCTACGAAATAGATATCCTCTACAGGGAGATGGCGGAGGGATTCGGCGTAGAGAACTTCAGGCGCACAGAGTCCCTGAACACGTCTCCCCGATTCATCGAGGCGCTCGCAGCTATCGCGCTGCAGAAGGCGAAGGAGGCGGGATGGGCTTAA
- a CDS encoding FAD-dependent oxidoreductase: MSNYDAVVIGAGISGLSFAHYCGREGLKTVVIEKSDRVGGTLHSHRFEDAGGFWLELGAHTCYNSYRHLIGVLEDCKALNRLLPREKVPFKMLADSRAVSIPSKLNFLELMLSGYRLFTLKQEGRSVEDYYAKIVGRANFDHVIGPAMNAVISQKANDFPADLLFKKRLRRKDILKKFTLTGGVQTIADSIAAEQSFDIVTGREVLSVKSTGSLFKVNVDGAHYEAETLVLATPASVAARLLREVFPKVAEELARIKVEPVESVGVAVKREAVSIPPVAGLIPSTDSFYSVVSRDTVQDAAYRGFTFHFKPGILNREAKLRRIAEVLGVEQRLIGNAVEKENFVPALKVGHLEAVGRVDQALAGNRVFLTGNYFDGMAIEDCVTRSLKEFQRLKAVMRNV; this comes from the coding sequence ATGTCTAACTACGATGCCGTTGTGATCGGGGCGGGTATCAGCGGACTGAGCTTTGCCCATTATTGCGGGAGGGAGGGGCTGAAGACGGTCGTGATCGAAAAGAGCGACCGGGTCGGCGGTACGCTGCATTCCCACCGCTTCGAGGATGCGGGCGGGTTCTGGCTCGAGCTCGGCGCACACACCTGCTACAACTCTTATCGCCACCTTATCGGCGTGCTCGAAGACTGCAAAGCCCTGAACAGGCTGCTTCCCCGCGAAAAAGTTCCTTTCAAAATGCTCGCAGACAGCAGGGCAGTCTCCATCCCTTCGAAGCTCAATTTCCTGGAGCTCATGCTCTCGGGCTACCGCCTGTTCACCCTCAAGCAGGAAGGCAGGAGCGTCGAAGACTACTACGCGAAGATCGTGGGCCGCGCGAACTTCGACCACGTCATAGGCCCTGCCATGAACGCCGTCATATCGCAGAAGGCGAATGACTTCCCGGCTGACCTGCTCTTCAAGAAACGGCTCCGCAGAAAGGATATCCTGAAAAAGTTCACCCTCACCGGCGGGGTCCAGACGATCGCCGATTCGATCGCGGCTGAGCAGAGCTTCGATATCGTCACCGGGAGAGAGGTGCTCTCGGTCAAGTCGACCGGCAGCCTCTTCAAGGTGAACGTCGACGGTGCCCATTACGAAGCCGAGACGCTCGTCCTCGCCACCCCTGCATCGGTCGCAGCGCGCCTTCTCCGGGAGGTCTTCCCCAAAGTAGCGGAAGAGCTCGCGCGGATCAAGGTCGAGCCGGTCGAGTCGGTAGGCGTAGCAGTAAAAAGAGAGGCGGTTTCGATCCCCCCTGTCGCCGGACTGATTCCCTCTACCGACAGCTTCTATTCGGTGGTGAGCAGAGATACGGTACAGGACGCCGCTTACCGGGGCTTCACCTTCCATTTCAAACCGGGAATCTTGAACCGGGAGGCCAAGCTCAGGCGGATCGCCGAAGTGCTCGGCGTAGAGCAGCGGCTGATCGGGAATGCGGTGGAGAAGGAGAATTTCGTACCCGCCCTCAAGGTCGGACATCTCGAGGCGGTCGGCAGGGTCGATCAAGCTCTCGCCGGAAACCGCGTGTTTCTTACCGGGAACTACTTCGACGGCATGGCGATAGAGGACTGTGTCACGAGGTCGCTCAAAGAATTCCAAAGATTAAAGGCCGTAATGCGCAATGTGTGA
- a CDS encoding class I SAM-dependent methyltransferase, protein MQKNPYLSRCPIGCDSTLAATDIVMEEGPLLRCSHCGQLVSQCTEADYIERHKQFDTEAGTAPAGTAAERSVRQHSKRLKRIETFCGKPAREMRLLDVGCSSGDFLQSAKRRGFSVTGVEPAAKPVETARAQGLDVRQGFLHDAAFPAGFFDVATLFEVVEHLRDPVALLAECHRILKKDGLLVIGTGNTNSWSVGLMKEKWDYFELHHGHVSFFNPGSMRELARRTGFTLSAVETKRVSLYQEKHVSKLRFRLSKIITDSLNEPAKLLNKGHAGLFFLRKK, encoded by the coding sequence ATGCAGAAGAATCCCTATTTAAGCCGATGCCCCATAGGCTGCGACTCCACACTTGCTGCTACAGATATAGTAATGGAGGAAGGGCCCTTGCTGCGATGCAGCCACTGCGGCCAGCTCGTCAGCCAATGCACAGAGGCAGACTACATAGAGCGCCACAAGCAGTTCGATACCGAAGCGGGCACGGCTCCTGCGGGCACAGCCGCGGAGAGGAGCGTTAGACAGCATTCGAAGCGGCTCAAGAGAATTGAAACGTTCTGCGGGAAGCCCGCTCGAGAGATGCGGCTTTTGGATGTCGGCTGTTCCAGCGGCGATTTTTTACAGTCAGCCAAACGGAGGGGTTTTTCAGTAACGGGAGTAGAGCCTGCCGCTAAACCGGTGGAGACAGCACGTGCTCAGGGCCTTGATGTAAGACAGGGTTTTTTGCACGATGCAGCCTTTCCTGCTGGTTTCTTTGATGTGGCAACCCTCTTCGAGGTTGTTGAGCACTTGAGAGACCCCGTTGCACTGCTCGCAGAGTGCCATCGTATTCTCAAAAAGGATGGGCTGCTGGTTATCGGTACGGGGAATACGAACAGCTGGTCGGTCGGACTTATGAAAGAGAAATGGGACTATTTTGAGCTACATCACGGCCATGTCAGTTTCTTCAACCCCGGGTCGATGCGGGAGCTGGCGAGGAGAACAGGATTCACCCTCAGCGCCGTCGAGACGAAACGGGTAAGCCTCTACCAGGAAAAACATGTTTCGAAGCTCCGTTTCAGGCTTTCCAAAATTATCACCGACTCGCTTAATGAGCCTGCAAAGCTGTTGAACAAGGGGCATGCCGGACTTTTCTTCCTCAGAAAGAAGTAA
- a CDS encoding inositol monophosphatase family protein: MSTLYDTGAFLETAIQAARRAGEVILRNLGRVSKDDIGQKQASDFVTSVDKESERLIIGTIKERFPDHHILAEESTHEAASGGYRWIVDPLDGTTNFIHQFPVFAVSIALEYKQETITGAVFEPLRGDLYTAEKGKGAYLNGKRIAVSATADPHYSLIATGFPFKRRDLIDPYLILFKNILLKVSDLRRAGSAALDLAYLAAGRCEAFYEIGLSAWDVAAGSLLVAEAGGVVTDFGGGPDYLSTGNIVAGNPGIHPVILEEVRGVFGGSIRR; this comes from the coding sequence ATGAGCACACTGTACGATACAGGAGCATTTCTCGAGACCGCCATACAGGCCGCCCGCCGGGCCGGAGAGGTTATTCTCCGCAATCTCGGCAGGGTCTCGAAGGATGACATCGGACAGAAGCAGGCTTCCGATTTCGTCACCTCTGTCGATAAAGAGTCGGAGCGGCTCATTATCGGGACGATCAAGGAGCGGTTTCCCGATCACCATATTCTCGCAGAGGAGTCGACCCATGAGGCGGCATCCGGGGGATATCGCTGGATCGTCGACCCGCTCGATGGGACGACTAACTTCATCCACCAGTTCCCGGTCTTTGCCGTATCGATAGCGCTCGAGTACAAACAGGAAACCATAACCGGCGCCGTCTTCGAGCCGCTTCGCGGGGACCTCTACACTGCAGAAAAAGGGAAAGGCGCGTACCTGAACGGAAAGAGGATAGCGGTCTCGGCGACCGCCGATCCGCACTACAGCCTCATCGCTACCGGCTTCCCCTTCAAGCGGCGGGATCTCATCGATCCCTATCTGATCTTGTTCAAGAATATCCTCCTCAAGGTGAGCGACCTGCGGAGGGCCGGCTCAGCGGCCCTCGACCTCGCCTATCTCGCTGCAGGCAGGTGCGAGGCCTTCTACGAGATCGGCCTGAGCGCCTGGGATGTCGCTGCAGGAAGCCTGCTCGTCGCCGAGGCCGGAGGCGTCGTCACCGACTTCGGAGGGGGCCCGGACTATTTATCGACCGGCAATATCGTTGCAGGGAATCCGGGCATTCATCCGGTGATACTGGAAGAGGTGCGGGGCGTCTTCGGGGGATCGATCCGGAGGTGA
- a CDS encoding class I SAM-dependent RNA methyltransferase — translation MPLVTISAEHPAYGGLTIGTLEGKVVMIKGTIPGERVEARIEEEKSDYCKAAAVTIVEPSPDRVAPSCPYFGVCGGCQLQHISYKRQVLIKEEVLRGTLRRIAGMDPLFAPPLIHEPPWHYRLRGQFKAAGGKLGFYKERTREVVDIESCPLMHETINAQLGTARRLLGSFDFKEIHLSSGGGDSGVTALLKGMSGSPRDAGQAGAALLGAGLSGACIEIGKKRTLCVGEPRITLDLLGLGYAISPQSFFQSHWELNREVVRYIRERLSPLRGKRILDLYSGAGNFSLPLAGEAEAVIALEENPSAVQDGERNKERNRIRNYRFVTSPAEQLAVKERIDILITDPPRLGLSNRAVERVLALMPGCIVYISCNPATLARDLKKLAARYDVESVRMIDFFPQTYHIESLAILRLR, via the coding sequence ATGCCGTTAGTAACCATCAGCGCTGAGCATCCTGCCTACGGCGGGCTTACCATAGGTACTCTCGAAGGAAAAGTCGTCATGATCAAAGGGACTATTCCCGGAGAGCGTGTCGAAGCCAGGATCGAGGAAGAGAAGAGCGACTACTGCAAGGCCGCGGCCGTGACCATCGTCGAGCCCTCCCCTGACCGGGTGGCGCCATCCTGCCCCTATTTCGGCGTATGCGGCGGGTGTCAGCTTCAACATATATCCTATAAGCGTCAGGTGCTTATAAAGGAAGAGGTCCTCCGGGGTACGCTGCGGCGCATCGCCGGAATGGATCCCCTCTTCGCTCCTCCTCTCATCCACGAGCCCCCCTGGCATTACCGGCTGAGGGGGCAGTTCAAGGCAGCCGGGGGCAAACTCGGATTTTACAAGGAGCGGACGCGGGAAGTCGTCGATATCGAGTCCTGCCCCTTGATGCACGAGACGATCAATGCGCAGCTCGGAACAGCGCGAAGGCTCCTCGGCAGCTTCGATTTCAAGGAGATTCACCTCTCGTCAGGAGGCGGGGACAGCGGGGTCACCGCCCTGCTTAAAGGCATGAGCGGTTCCCCGAGAGACGCTGGACAGGCCGGAGCCGCGCTGCTCGGCGCGGGCCTGTCCGGGGCGTGTATCGAGATCGGCAAGAAGAGGACGCTCTGTGTCGGGGAACCCCGCATCACGCTCGACCTCCTCGGTTTGGGGTACGCGATCTCGCCGCAGAGCTTTTTCCAGAGCCATTGGGAGCTCAACCGCGAGGTGGTCAGGTACATCAGGGAGCGTCTTTCGCCGCTTCGCGGCAAGAGGATTCTCGACCTCTATTCAGGCGCCGGCAACTTCTCCCTCCCCCTTGCCGGAGAGGCCGAAGCGGTGATCGCCCTGGAAGAGAATCCCTCCGCCGTTCAGGACGGCGAGCGTAACAAGGAGCGCAACCGTATCAGGAACTACCGATTCGTAACGTCGCCGGCAGAACAGCTTGCGGTAAAGGAACGTATCGATATCCTGATCACCGACCCTCCGCGGCTGGGGCTCTCGAACCGGGCGGTCGAAAGGGTCCTCGCCCTCATGCCCGGCTGCATCGTCTATATTTCCTGCAATCCGGCGACACTCGCACGGGATCTGAAAAAGTTAGCTGCCAGGTACGACGTGGAATCGGTCCGCATGATCGACTTCTTTCCGCAGACCTATCATATAGAGTCGCTCGCGATTCTGCGGTTACGGTAA